The Pricia mediterranea genome includes a window with the following:
- a CDS encoding phosphatase PAP2 family protein has translation MFDILLEYDKELFLFLNHLGNEAWDPFWLLMTDKTGFVNLGVYALLLFLSYKTLGIKKTVVAVVTVVIMIAATDQLANLFKYGVERLRPCYDQEVAEAMRLVKSHCGGKFGYFSAHAANHFAVATFFTLILRHKFRYIGIFLMVWAFLVAYSRIYIGVHFPLDVLSGAVIGLIISAFFVKFFTFMLVKSPK, from the coding sequence ATGTTTGACATCCTACTTGAGTACGACAAAGAATTGTTTCTGTTCCTGAACCATTTAGGAAACGAAGCTTGGGACCCGTTCTGGCTCTTAATGACCGATAAGACGGGTTTTGTCAACTTGGGGGTCTATGCGCTGTTATTGTTTTTATCCTATAAAACGTTGGGGATCAAGAAGACGGTGGTTGCTGTGGTGACCGTAGTGATAATGATTGCCGCGACCGATCAGTTGGCCAACCTTTTTAAGTACGGAGTGGAGCGACTCCGACCCTGTTATGATCAGGAGGTGGCGGAGGCCATGCGCCTGGTCAAAAGCCACTGTGGGGGCAAGTTCGGCTATTTTTCCGCTCATGCGGCCAACCATTTTGCGGTGGCGACTTTCTTCACTTTAATACTGAGGCATAAATTCCGTTACATCGGAATTTTCTTAATGGTCTGGGCGTTTCTGGTCGCCTATAGCCGTATCTATATCGGGGTACATTTTCCATTAGACGTGCTTTCCGGCGCGGTGATCGGCCTGATCATAAGTGCCTTTTTTGTAAAGTTCTTTACCTTTATGCTCGTTAAATCTCCCAAATGA
- a CDS encoding SMP-30/gluconolactonase/LRE family protein: MKDQNNMKTSLTVPLQLFALALVLLAGACKAQKTADQKIIADGAELTLVADDYEFTEGPAVDSKGDVYFTDQPNDRIMKWNASDNSVSEYMKPAGRSNGLYFDDEGNLLSAADEKNELWRIDPDKNVTVLTDGFEGKKLNGPNDLWVDGKGGIYFTDPYYQRSWWTHNEPPQEARSVYYLAPGTDTPRVVGDIDFEQPNGIIGSPDGKLLYVSDIDAKKTYEYDIRDDGNLYSRKLYAEMGSDGMTIDNRGNVYLTGDGVTVFDKYGNQIQHIPVPETWTANITFAGPDQKTLFITAMDSVYTLEMVVHGVR, from the coding sequence ATGAAAGACCAAAATAATATGAAAACTTCTTTGACCGTACCGCTACAGCTATTCGCACTGGCTCTTGTTCTGTTGGCCGGGGCCTGCAAAGCCCAAAAAACGGCCGACCAAAAAATTATCGCCGATGGGGCAGAGCTTACCTTGGTAGCGGACGACTACGAATTTACCGAGGGACCAGCCGTTGACAGCAAGGGGGACGTTTATTTTACCGATCAGCCCAACGACCGTATCATGAAATGGAATGCGTCCGATAACTCCGTTTCCGAGTATATGAAACCCGCGGGACGTTCAAACGGACTCTATTTTGACGATGAGGGCAACCTTTTATCCGCTGCGGACGAAAAAAACGAATTGTGGCGTATCGATCCCGACAAAAATGTGACCGTGCTGACCGATGGTTTCGAAGGAAAAAAGCTCAATGGGCCCAATGACCTTTGGGTCGATGGCAAGGGAGGCATCTACTTTACCGACCCTTATTACCAACGCAGCTGGTGGACGCATAATGAGCCGCCACAGGAAGCCCGGAGCGTCTATTACCTAGCTCCCGGGACCGATACCCCCCGTGTTGTCGGAGATATCGATTTCGAACAGCCCAACGGCATCATCGGCTCTCCCGATGGCAAGCTGCTCTATGTTTCGGACATCGACGCCAAAAAGACCTACGAATACGATATTCGCGACGATGGCAATCTGTACAGCAGGAAATTGTATGCAGAAATGGGTTCCGATGGGATGACCATCGACAATCGGGGCAACGTCTATCTTACCGGGGACGGTGTCACCGTATTCGATAAGTATGGAAATCAAATTCAGCACATTCCCGTTCCCGAAACGTGGACCGCCAATATCACCTTCGCCGGTCCCGATCAAAAAACACTGTTCATCACAGCCATGGATTCGGTATACACGCTGGAAATGGTAGTACATGGGGTACGATAA
- a CDS encoding MATE family efflux transporter, giving the protein MKAYTKEFRYNIKLAVPVILGMLGHTFVQLADNIMVGQLGTAQLAAVSLGNSFVFIAMSLGIGFSTAITPLVAEADGAGNRADGKSALKHGLLLCTVLGLALFGVILLAKPLMYFMEQPPEVVELAIPYLDLVAFSLVPLIIFQAFKQFSEGLSQTKYPMYATIVANVINIVLNYLLIFGSFGFPKMGIVGAAIGTLTARVLMVAYLWYLLKRKQKFRFYVTGFNFRKLERKVIKKIISLGFPSALQMFFEVAIFTSAVWISGVLGKNAQAANQIALNLSSMTFMFGMGLGVAAMVRVGIQKGLRNFKELRRIAKSIFLLTFLLEILFAGLFLIGRHWFPTLYLDVDDLVNMADNTEVITLAAELLLVAAFFQISDGVQVVVLGALRGLQDVKIPTLITFVAYWGVGFPVMYYLGLKTDLESTGIWIGLLAGLTASAILLYIRFHYLTDRLIVEKRLEIDG; this is encoded by the coding sequence TTGAAAGCATACACCAAAGAATTCCGCTACAACATCAAGCTCGCCGTGCCCGTAATCCTGGGTATGTTGGGTCACACCTTTGTGCAGTTGGCGGACAATATCATGGTCGGGCAGTTGGGTACCGCCCAATTGGCCGCCGTATCGTTGGGCAACAGTTTTGTTTTTATCGCCATGTCGTTGGGTATCGGGTTTTCTACCGCGATTACGCCCCTGGTGGCGGAGGCGGACGGGGCCGGCAACCGCGCGGACGGGAAGAGCGCCCTAAAGCACGGTCTTCTGTTGTGCACCGTGCTGGGCCTGGCCCTTTTTGGGGTCATTTTGCTGGCCAAGCCCCTGATGTATTTTATGGAACAGCCGCCCGAAGTGGTCGAACTGGCGATTCCCTATTTAGATCTTGTAGCTTTTTCGTTGGTGCCGCTAATCATATTTCAGGCTTTCAAACAGTTTTCAGAGGGACTCTCCCAGACGAAATATCCTATGTATGCGACCATCGTGGCCAACGTCATCAATATCGTATTGAACTATTTACTGATTTTCGGCTCTTTCGGTTTTCCGAAAATGGGAATCGTTGGGGCGGCCATCGGCACCCTGACCGCGCGTGTTTTGATGGTCGCGTATCTTTGGTACCTGCTCAAGCGCAAGCAAAAGTTTCGATTTTACGTTACGGGATTTAACTTCAGGAAATTGGAACGAAAAGTAATCAAAAAGATTATTAGCCTTGGATTTCCATCGGCCTTGCAGATGTTTTTCGAGGTCGCCATTTTTACGTCCGCGGTCTGGATAAGCGGCGTATTGGGTAAAAATGCACAGGCTGCCAACCAGATTGCCCTGAACCTGAGCAGTATGACCTTTATGTTCGGAATGGGCCTTGGGGTAGCGGCCATGGTGCGGGTCGGCATCCAAAAGGGATTGCGGAATTTTAAGGAACTGCGACGTATTGCGAAGTCCATCTTCCTGTTGACCTTTTTGCTGGAAATCCTGTTCGCCGGGCTGTTTCTCATCGGTCGGCATTGGTTTCCGACCTTGTACCTCGATGTAGATGATTTGGTGAACATGGCGGACAATACCGAAGTGATTACCTTGGCGGCGGAACTGCTATTGGTAGCCGCCTTTTTCCAGATTTCCGATGGGGTGCAGGTGGTGGTGCTCGGCGCTTTAAGGGGACTCCAAGATGTTAAGATTCCCACTTTGATTACCTTTGTCGCCTATTGGGGCGTCGGTTTTCCGGTGATGTACTATCTCGGACTCAAGACCGATCTGGAAAGTACGGGTATTTGGATCGGCCTCTTGGCGGGCCTTACCGCTTCGGCCATTCTCTTGTATATTCGTTTCCATTACTTGACCGATAGGCTGATAGTGGAGAAGCGGTTGGAGATTGATGGATAG
- the mazG gene encoding nucleoside triphosphate pyrophosphohydrolase: protein MNSRQTQLKAFDRLLTIMDELRAQCPWDKKQTMQSLRHLTIEETYELGDAILDNDLEEVKKELGDVLLHIVFYAKIGSETDDFDIADVCNDICEKLINRHPHIYGDVEVKGEADVKRNWENIKLREGKKSVLEGVPKGLPALVKANRIQEKVTGVGFDWEKPEQVWEKLQEELQEFEAEVTERDSGKMEAEFGDVLFSLVNYARFLNIDPENALERTNKKFIGRFQYLEEKAKELGKPLGDMTLAEMDVFWEEAKGVGRGQ from the coding sequence ATGAATTCCAGACAAACACAGTTAAAGGCGTTCGACCGTCTGTTGACGATAATGGACGAGCTCCGTGCCCAATGCCCGTGGGATAAAAAGCAGACGATGCAAAGCCTGCGGCATCTGACCATCGAGGAGACCTATGAATTGGGGGATGCGATATTGGACAATGATCTGGAGGAGGTCAAAAAGGAATTGGGCGACGTGTTGTTGCATATCGTTTTTTACGCCAAGATCGGTTCCGAAACCGACGATTTCGATATCGCCGATGTCTGCAACGACATCTGTGAAAAGCTGATCAATCGGCACCCCCACATCTATGGCGATGTAGAGGTCAAAGGTGAGGCCGATGTCAAGCGCAACTGGGAAAATATCAAGCTTCGGGAAGGGAAGAAGTCTGTATTGGAAGGCGTTCCAAAAGGACTCCCCGCGCTGGTAAAGGCCAACCGTATTCAGGAGAAGGTTACGGGTGTAGGCTTCGATTGGGAAAAACCCGAGCAGGTCTGGGAGAAGTTACAGGAAGAACTGCAGGAATTTGAAGCAGAGGTTACGGAAAGGGATTCGGGTAAAATGGAGGCGGAATTCGGGGATGTGCTATTTTCATTGGTCAACTACGCCCGGTTTCTAAATATCGACCCCGAAAACGCCCTCGAACGCACCAACAAAAAATTCATTGGCCGTTTTCAATACTTGGAAGAAAAAGCCAAAGAACTTGGCAAACCGCTGGGGGACATGACGCTTGCGGAAATGGATGTCTTTTGGGAAGAGGCGAAGGGAGTTGGCAGGGGACAGTGA
- a CDS encoding amidohydrolase family protein — protein sequence MRNFTFIFLLVTFIACEESSKPKSTVQNLDFRFNNKQIALNKNVLKYVKYRSKITALANVKVFDGKGNDAKENQTVIIVDGYFHSIGESSEIEIPNDAELVDLSGKTIIPGIVGVHNHLHIPHFPFIGAEASKLYLASGVTTIQTCGSASPEKEIELAEKIKTGQAVGPNIITSGPYFTGKGGNQNMIIPRNAEHIRDTIKYWTVKGVKWFKVYRNTKPNDLKTIIQEAHDQNAKVTGHLCSITFEQATKLGIDGIEHGFNSMSDFREDKTLGECNGSWDYLQTLDVSSEKVQRLQQLMIDENVFMTSTLAIYESGMPDRAFADERSLKIMSPFLKSQYQNRRNNFDELEKGYDTKEQILKKRMQFEHQFYKMGGNLTAGVDAGRHILPGFGDQRNFELLKEAGFTTEEAIKILTSNGAKALSDNEIGSIGKGKKADFVVIAGNINDSIRNVETVFKNGYGYDPNLILGELTGRFPAE from the coding sequence TTGCGAAATTTTACATTCATATTCCTGTTAGTGACCTTTATCGCTTGCGAAGAATCTTCTAAGCCAAAGTCAACCGTTCAGAACTTAGATTTCCGTTTTAATAACAAACAAATAGCACTCAATAAGAACGTACTCAAGTATGTAAAGTATCGTTCAAAAATAACAGCCCTGGCAAACGTCAAAGTCTTTGACGGAAAGGGAAATGATGCCAAAGAAAATCAAACGGTCATTATAGTTGATGGTTACTTCCATTCGATCGGAGAAAGCTCTGAAATTGAAATACCGAATGATGCTGAATTGGTTGACCTCAGTGGTAAAACTATTATTCCCGGGATTGTAGGCGTCCACAACCACTTGCATATTCCACATTTTCCTTTTATCGGTGCCGAGGCTTCAAAACTTTACTTGGCATCAGGGGTTACGACCATTCAAACCTGTGGTTCGGCCTCACCGGAAAAGGAAATTGAACTGGCCGAAAAAATAAAAACCGGACAGGCCGTTGGACCGAACATTATTACAAGCGGGCCTTATTTTACCGGTAAAGGAGGTAATCAAAACATGATTATTCCCAGAAATGCAGAACATATTAGAGACACTATTAAATACTGGACAGTAAAAGGGGTCAAGTGGTTCAAAGTTTATCGCAACACTAAACCGAACGACCTGAAAACCATAATTCAAGAAGCACATGATCAAAATGCGAAAGTAACCGGCCATTTATGTTCCATAACATTTGAGCAAGCGACAAAATTGGGCATTGACGGAATAGAGCATGGTTTCAACAGTATGAGCGATTTTCGCGAAGACAAGACATTGGGCGAATGCAATGGCTCTTGGGATTACTTACAGACCCTTGATGTCTCAAGTGAAAAAGTACAACGTCTTCAACAATTGATGATAGATGAAAATGTATTCATGACTTCCACCTTGGCAATTTATGAATCCGGTATGCCGGATCGAGCTTTTGCAGATGAACGAAGTCTGAAAATCATGTCGCCGTTTTTGAAATCCCAATATCAAAATCGAAGAAATAATTTTGATGAACTCGAGAAAGGATACGACACTAAAGAACAAATCTTAAAGAAAAGAATGCAGTTCGAACATCAATTCTATAAAATGGGCGGCAATTTAACAGCGGGGGTCGATGCCGGCCGACACATTCTACCTGGTTTTGGGGACCAAAGAAACTTTGAACTGTTGAAGGAAGCTGGATTCACCACGGAAGAAGCTATTAAGATTTTGACAAGCAATGGAGCAAAAGCTCTTTCCGATAATGAGATCGGCTCGATAGGGAAAGGCAAAAAAGCAGATTTTGTAGTTATTGCCGGTAATATAAACGACAGTATTAGAAACGTTGAAACCGTATTTAAAAATGGGTATGGCTATGACCCAAATCTTATACTGGGGGAACTGACCGGAAGGTTTCCCGCCGAATAA
- a CDS encoding GDSL-type esterase/lipase family protein yields the protein MKYRLIVLFFSAILSVNAQDALRFETEVEAIQKKYDTVYGTSDETIVFTGSSSIRMWHDVQDRFPGHQVVNTGFGGSEASDLSHYLYDLILRFHPEKVFIYEGDNDIFAGKKPKRVRNDIRQIINSIHRNDSTVQIVLIAAKPSIARWNLKGKYKRLNQKLESLANAHPLVEYADVWHPMLDGSKVKQDIFIEDGLHMNQKGYQIWYDVLKSFVN from the coding sequence ATGAAATATAGGTTAATTGTTCTTTTTTTTTCAGCAATTTTATCAGTGAACGCACAGGATGCGCTGCGGTTTGAAACGGAGGTCGAAGCCATCCAAAAGAAATATGATACGGTATACGGCACTTCCGATGAAACCATCGTCTTTACAGGGAGTTCGAGCATCCGAATGTGGCATGACGTTCAAGACCGCTTTCCTGGGCACCAAGTCGTAAACACCGGGTTCGGGGGGTCTGAGGCATCCGACCTATCCCACTACCTCTATGACCTCATCCTACGTTTTCATCCCGAAAAAGTATTTATTTACGAGGGGGACAACGATATTTTTGCGGGCAAAAAACCGAAGCGGGTCCGAAATGATATCCGACAGATCATCAATAGCATCCACAGAAACGATTCCACTGTCCAGATCGTACTGATTGCTGCAAAACCTAGTATTGCCCGGTGGAACCTCAAGGGTAAATATAAGCGTCTTAACCAAAAACTGGAAAGCTTGGCAAACGCACATCCGCTGGTGGAATATGCCGACGTATGGCATCCCATGCTGGACGGCAGCAAGGTAAAGCAGGATATTTTTATAGAGGATGGACTTCACATGAACCAAAAAGGCTATCAAATCTGGTACGACGTACTCAAATCCTTTGTGAATTGA
- a CDS encoding DUF1569 domain-containing protein codes for MAWKNLFDEKEVQETIDRIKNLTPKTQPLWGKMNVAEMLAHCNVTYELVYTDKHPKPKGLKKFLIKLFAKKIVVGPKPYRKNIRTAPEFLITDERNFETERKRLIAHIERTQKLGPEHFNSKDSHAFGPLTDKEWNTLFSKHLDHHLRQFGV; via the coding sequence ATGGCCTGGAAAAATCTATTCGACGAAAAAGAGGTTCAAGAAACTATTGACCGAATTAAGAACTTGACCCCCAAAACCCAGCCCCTATGGGGTAAAATGAACGTGGCCGAGATGTTGGCGCACTGCAATGTGACGTACGAACTCGTTTACACGGACAAACACCCCAAACCCAAAGGTTTGAAGAAATTCCTGATCAAACTTTTTGCAAAAAAAATAGTGGTCGGACCAAAGCCTTACAGAAAGAACATCCGCACCGCACCTGAATTCCTGATTACCGATGAACGAAATTTTGAAACTGAGAGGAAACGGCTCATCGCGCACATCGAAAGGACTCAAAAACTGGGCCCGGAACATTTTAACAGTAAGGATTCCCATGCCTTTGGCCCTTTAACGGATAAAGAATGGAATACCCTCTTCTCTAAACATCTCGACCACCATTTACGCCAATTTGGAGTGTGA
- a CDS encoding alpha/beta hydrolase: MKKLIVLIPCMAFFQMATAQEIIEVPHEKSDAVVWENPEKQYRSEIWNNEVVTNVSVPTMEVFRPDAPNGTSVIVAPGGGLYALSIESEGTDVAKWLNQKGITAFVLKYRLVPTGEDGVKEISDEGATNPARIGERVSPVMPLSVADGLSAISYVRENADSFDIDPEKIGFMGFSAGGAVTMGVVYNFEEADRPNFIVPVYPWTSAYPVQEAPKNAPAMLIICASDDPLGLAKGSIELYSSWLEAGHYPALHMYSKGGHGFGMKPQDLPSDNWIQRFYDWSVAQKITVPTSEK; encoded by the coding sequence ATGAAAAAATTAATAGTACTCATTCCCTGTATGGCTTTCTTCCAAATGGCTACCGCCCAAGAAATTATTGAAGTCCCCCATGAGAAATCGGACGCCGTGGTCTGGGAGAATCCTGAAAAACAATACCGGTCGGAGATATGGAACAATGAGGTGGTGACCAATGTGTCGGTCCCGACCATGGAGGTATTTCGTCCGGACGCCCCCAACGGGACATCCGTAATCGTTGCACCTGGAGGGGGACTATACGCCTTGAGTATCGAAAGCGAGGGGACCGATGTGGCCAAATGGCTGAACCAAAAAGGCATCACGGCCTTCGTGCTAAAATACAGGTTAGTGCCCACAGGAGAGGACGGGGTCAAGGAAATTAGCGATGAAGGAGCCACTAATCCCGCCCGAATCGGGGAACGCGTGTCCCCTGTCATGCCATTATCCGTGGCCGATGGACTTTCAGCTATTTCCTATGTGCGCGAAAACGCCGATTCTTTTGATATCGATCCGGAAAAAATAGGTTTTATGGGATTTTCTGCCGGCGGAGCGGTCACCATGGGCGTTGTCTATAATTTTGAGGAAGCCGATCGACCTAATTTTATCGTACCGGTCTATCCGTGGACATCCGCCTACCCGGTGCAGGAGGCTCCAAAAAACGCACCCGCGATGCTGATTATCTGTGCCAGTGACGACCCATTGGGACTGGCGAAGGGCAGTATCGAACTCTATTCCTCATGGCTCGAGGCCGGCCATTATCCCGCGTTGCACATGTACTCCAAAGGCGGCCACGGCTTTGGGATGAAACCCCAAGACCTTCCCTCGGATAATTGGATACAGCGTTTCTACGATTGGTCCGTAGCACAAAAAATCACCGTTCCGACGAGCGAGAAATAA
- a CDS encoding MIP/aquaporin family protein, which yields MTVYIFEFIGTALLLLLGNGIVANIVLKGTKGSDAGWTGIALAWGIAVFVGVFVSADVSGSHLNPAVTLGLATAGKFPWELVPGYMLAQVMGGMMGNLLVWLTYKKQYEATEQDPEAMLVTFSTVPAIRSPFWNLVTETIGTFVLVFGVFYIAGGTISDEPIKLGALDALPVALLVMGIGFGLGGPTGYAINPARDLGPRIMHAILPLKGKGSSDWNYAWVPIVGPLIGGALAAWVYLWIGI from the coding sequence ATGACCGTTTATATTTTTGAGTTTATTGGAACCGCTCTGTTGCTGCTCCTCGGTAACGGTATCGTCGCGAACATTGTACTCAAAGGAACCAAGGGTTCGGATGCCGGGTGGACCGGGATTGCCCTAGCCTGGGGCATCGCGGTCTTTGTAGGGGTCTTTGTAAGTGCAGATGTAAGCGGGTCCCACCTGAACCCCGCAGTGACCTTGGGCCTTGCGACCGCAGGAAAATTTCCTTGGGAGTTGGTGCCCGGATATATGCTGGCCCAAGTCATGGGCGGCATGATGGGCAACCTGCTCGTATGGTTGACCTATAAAAAGCAATACGAGGCCACGGAACAGGACCCGGAAGCGATGCTGGTCACTTTTTCTACGGTCCCTGCCATTCGCAGTCCCTTTTGGAATTTGGTCACCGAGACTATCGGCACTTTTGTACTGGTTTTCGGCGTGTTCTATATTGCCGGGGGTACGATTTCCGACGAGCCGATCAAGCTGGGTGCGCTCGACGCCCTTCCCGTAGCCTTATTGGTCATGGGGATAGGCTTCGGACTCGGCGGCCCTACCGGCTATGCCATCAATCCGGCACGGGATCTAGGACCCCGTATCATGCATGCCATTCTTCCATTAAAGGGCAAGGGCAGCAGCGATTGGAACTATGCCTGGGTGCCTATTGTCGGTCCACTGATCGGAGGGGCTCTTGCTGCATGGGTATACCTGTGGATAGGGATTTAA
- a CDS encoding sugar phosphate isomerase/epimerase family protein gives MNRRRTFLRQSGALALGTLLLPSYSFKPNNVQKFGVQLYSFRDEMAADALGTLEKIAAIGFKEIESARSGKGLYYGLSPKEMKTACEDLGMKLTSGHVALDDDFQNTMEQAVESGQDYVICSSLPSKGQTVNNYKKVADQFNKAGEACRELGLKFGYHNHEYEFESENGTVLFDVLMDHTEDDLVHMELDLGWVVVAGKDPLDYFAKYPGRFPLWHLKDMDMDKKESTEFGKGGLDIPAMMAHQKESGVKHIYIEQEEYTKNPTESMKENMSFLRELG, from the coding sequence ATGAACAGACGTAGAACTTTTTTACGGCAGTCCGGCGCCCTTGCCCTTGGAACGCTGCTGCTGCCATCCTATAGTTTCAAACCCAACAACGTCCAAAAATTCGGGGTACAATTGTATTCATTTCGAGATGAAATGGCCGCGGATGCCCTGGGGACCCTGGAAAAAATTGCGGCCATCGGTTTTAAGGAAATCGAATCCGCCCGGAGTGGCAAGGGTCTTTATTACGGACTTTCGCCCAAGGAGATGAAAACGGCCTGCGAAGATTTGGGGATGAAGCTGACCAGCGGCCACGTCGCCCTTGACGACGATTTTCAGAACACAATGGAGCAAGCGGTGGAATCGGGACAGGACTATGTGATCTGCTCCTCGTTGCCGAGCAAAGGCCAGACGGTGAACAATTACAAAAAGGTGGCGGACCAGTTCAACAAGGCCGGGGAAGCCTGTCGGGAATTGGGACTCAAATTCGGCTATCACAACCACGAATACGAATTCGAATCGGAAAACGGAACCGTACTTTTCGACGTGCTAATGGACCACACGGAAGATGACCTGGTACACATGGAACTCGACCTGGGATGGGTCGTCGTGGCCGGCAAAGACCCCTTGGATTATTTTGCAAAGTATCCGGGACGCTTTCCCCTATGGCACCTGAAAGATATGGATATGGACAAAAAGGAAAGCACTGAATTCGGAAAAGGAGGCCTGGATATCCCTGCCATGATGGCCCATCAAAAAGAATCGGGCGTGAAACATATCTATATTGAACAGGAAGAGTACACGAAAAACCCTACGGAAAGTATGAAGGAAAATATGTCTTTTTTGCGCGAGTTGGGATAG
- a CDS encoding tyrosine-type recombinase/integrase: MKHRAILVLTYSVGLRIREVLSLQLHHIDIDRRQLLVKNAKGRKDRNVILAESFLRLFENYFSTYAPKKYFVEGPIGSRYSAASVRAFLKRSCERAGIKKRVTPHTLRHSFATHLMGNGVGLRHVQEILGHAKPETTDSKCARDRYPKRSPRRFKMCRSEI; this comes from the coding sequence TTGAAGCACAGGGCAATATTGGTCCTCACCTATTCCGTCGGACTGCGCATCAGAGAAGTTTTAAGCCTGCAACTCCACCATATCGATATCGACCGCAGACAGCTCTTGGTCAAGAATGCCAAAGGCAGAAAAGACCGCAACGTCATACTAGCCGAAAGTTTTTTGCGATTGTTCGAAAATTACTTTTCCACCTATGCCCCCAAGAAATATTTTGTCGAAGGCCCGATTGGAAGCCGTTACAGTGCCGCTAGCGTCAGGGCATTTTTAAAACGGTCATGCGAACGTGCAGGCATCAAGAAGAGGGTTACGCCCCACACCTTACGCCATTCGTTCGCCACCCACCTCATGGGAAACGGGGTAGGCCTGCGCCATGTACAAGAAATATTGGGCCATGCAAAACCGGAAACCACCGATTCAAAATGTGCCAGGGACCGATATCCGAAAAGGTCGCCGCGCCGATTCAAAATGTGCCGGTCCGAGATTTGA